One part of the Streptomyces sp. NBC_00286 genome encodes these proteins:
- a CDS encoding urease subunit beta encodes MIPGEFLFADGPVAFNEGREVTRLTVLNAADRPVQVGSHYHFAEANPGLDFDRAAARGKRLNVAAGTAVRFEPGIPVDVELVPLVGARVVPGLRGETGGALDG; translated from the coding sequence ATGATTCCCGGAGAGTTCCTGTTCGCCGACGGACCCGTCGCCTTCAACGAAGGCCGCGAGGTCACCCGGCTCACCGTCCTCAACGCCGCCGACCGGCCCGTCCAGGTCGGCTCCCACTACCACTTCGCCGAGGCCAACCCCGGTCTGGACTTCGATCGCGCCGCCGCGCGCGGCAAGCGGCTCAACGTCGCCGCCGGCACCGCTGTGCGCTTCGAGCCCGGTATCCCCGTAGACGTCGAACTCGTTCCGCTCGTCGGCGCCCGCGTGGTGCCCGGACTGCGCGGCGAGACCGGAGGTGCCCTCGATGGCTGA
- a CDS encoding urease subunit alpha — protein sequence MAELSRAAYADLFGPTTGDRIRLADTDLLIEIEEDRSGGPGLAGDEAVFGGGKVIRESMGQSRATRAEGTPDTVITGAVIIDHWGIVKADVGIRDGRITGIGKAGNPDTMDGVHPDLVIGPETEIIAGNGRILTAGAIDAHVHLICPQIADEALASGITTLVGGGTGPAEGSKATTVTPGPWHLARMLEAMEAYPLNFGLLGKGNTVSHEAMLSQIRGGALGLKIHEDWGSTPAAIDAALTVAEQTGIQVAIHTDTLNEAGFVGDTLAAIGGRGIHAYHTEGAGGGHAPDIMTVVSEPHVLPSSTNPTRPYTVNTAEEHLDMLMVCHHLNPAVPEDLAFAESRIRPSTIGAEDILHDLGAISIISSDSQAMGRVGEVIMRTWQTAHVMKGRRGALPGDGRADNHRVRRYVAKYTINPALAQGLAREIGSVESGKLADLVLWEPAFFGVKPQLVVKGGQIAYAQMGDANASIPTPQPILPRPMYGAIGRAPASNSFNFVAPLAVEDGLPERLGLGKRFVPIESTRGVTKADMRENDARPEVRIDPDSFAVHIDGELVEATPAAELPMAQRYFLF from the coding sequence ATGGCTGAGCTCTCGCGTGCCGCGTACGCCGATCTGTTCGGCCCCACGACCGGCGACCGGATCAGACTCGCCGACACCGATCTGCTGATCGAGATCGAGGAGGATCGTTCCGGCGGGCCCGGACTCGCCGGTGACGAGGCGGTGTTCGGCGGCGGCAAGGTCATCCGCGAGTCCATGGGCCAGTCGCGTGCCACGCGTGCGGAGGGCACCCCGGACACCGTCATCACCGGTGCCGTGATCATCGACCACTGGGGCATCGTCAAGGCCGACGTCGGCATCCGCGACGGCCGGATCACCGGCATCGGCAAGGCGGGCAACCCGGACACGATGGACGGGGTGCACCCGGATCTGGTGATCGGCCCCGAGACCGAGATCATCGCGGGCAACGGCCGCATCCTGACGGCCGGGGCCATCGACGCGCACGTCCATCTGATCTGCCCGCAGATCGCCGACGAGGCACTGGCCTCGGGCATTACGACCCTTGTCGGCGGCGGAACCGGTCCGGCCGAGGGCTCGAAGGCCACCACCGTCACGCCCGGCCCCTGGCATCTGGCGCGGATGCTGGAGGCGATGGAGGCGTACCCGCTCAACTTCGGGCTGCTCGGCAAGGGCAACACCGTCTCGCACGAGGCGATGCTCTCGCAGATCCGAGGCGGCGCGCTGGGCCTGAAGATCCACGAGGACTGGGGCTCCACGCCCGCAGCCATCGACGCCGCGCTGACGGTCGCGGAACAGACGGGTATCCAGGTCGCGATCCACACGGACACCCTGAACGAGGCGGGGTTCGTGGGCGACACGCTCGCCGCGATCGGCGGGCGTGGCATCCACGCGTACCACACGGAGGGTGCGGGCGGCGGCCACGCGCCGGACATCATGACCGTGGTCTCCGAGCCGCACGTCTTGCCCAGCTCCACCAACCCGACCCGGCCGTACACCGTCAACACCGCCGAGGAACACCTCGACATGCTGATGGTGTGCCACCACCTGAACCCCGCCGTGCCCGAGGACCTGGCCTTCGCCGAGTCCCGTATCCGGCCCTCGACCATCGGGGCCGAGGACATCCTGCACGACCTCGGCGCCATCTCGATCATCTCCTCCGACTCCCAGGCGATGGGGCGGGTGGGCGAGGTCATCATGCGTACGTGGCAGACGGCGCACGTCATGAAGGGGCGGCGGGGCGCGTTGCCCGGGGACGGGCGGGCCGACAATCACCGCGTACGTCGCTATGTCGCCAAGTACACGATCAACCCGGCCCTCGCGCAGGGGCTCGCCCGCGAGATCGGATCCGTCGAGAGCGGGAAGCTCGCCGACCTCGTGCTGTGGGAGCCCGCCTTCTTCGGCGTCAAGCCTCAACTCGTCGTCAAGGGCGGGCAGATCGCGTACGCGCAGATGGGCGACGCCAACGCGTCCATTCCGACGCCGCAGCCGATTCTGCCGCGTCCGATGTACGGGGCGATCGGGCGGGCGCCTGCCTCCAACTCGTTCAACTTCGTGGCGCCGCTCGCTGTCGAGGACGGGCTGCCGGAGCGGCTGGGGCTCGGGAAGCGCTTCGTGCCGATCGAGTCGACGCGCGGGGTGACCAAGGCGGACATGCGGGAGAACGACGCGCGGCCTGAGGTGCGGATCGATCCGGACAGCTTTGCCGTGCACATCGACGGGGAGCTGGTCGAGGCCACGCCCGCCGCCGAACTGCCCATGGCTCAGCGGTACTTCCTCTTCTGA
- a CDS encoding urease accessory protein UreF has product MSRAALLVLADGRFPAGGHAHSGGAEAAVKAGRITGASSLEEFCRGRLHTAGLVSASLAAAGALGLDPLALDAAADARTPSAALRMAARKLGRQLMRAARATWPSPELDALARAFPKGAHQPVVLGVTARVAGLGAVDAAYCSAYESVSGAASATVRLLSLDPFDATGVLARLTPDLDRVADRAAEAARCAAESGVDALPAASAPLLEISAEVHAAWPVRLFAS; this is encoded by the coding sequence ATGTCGCGAGCCGCGCTTCTCGTTCTGGCCGATGGCCGCTTTCCTGCCGGTGGGCATGCGCACTCCGGTGGCGCCGAGGCTGCCGTCAAGGCCGGGCGGATCACCGGGGCTTCGAGTCTGGAGGAGTTCTGCCGCGGGCGGCTGCACACGGCGGGGCTGGTGTCGGCCTCGCTGGCCGCGGCGGGGGCGCTGGGGCTTGACCCCTTGGCTCTGGACGCCGCGGCGGACGCCCGTACGCCGTCGGCCGCGCTGCGGATGGCTGCCCGTAAGCTCGGGCGGCAGCTGATGCGGGCGGCTCGGGCGACGTGGCCGTCACCTGAACTCGACGCGTTGGCGCGGGCGTTCCCCAAGGGGGCCCATCAGCCGGTTGTCCTCGGGGTCACTGCTCGGGTGGCGGGGTTGGGGGCGGTGGATGCCGCGTACTGCTCCGCGTACGAGAGTGTCAGCGGGGCGGCTTCGGCGACGGTGCGGTTGCTTAGCCTGGACCCCTTCGACGCCACCGGGGTGCTTGCTCGCCTGACCCCGGACCTCGACCGGGTCGCGGACCGGGCGGCCGAGGCGGCTCGGTGCGCCGCGGAGTCGGGCGTCGACGCCCTGCCTGCGGCTTCGGCACCGCTGCTGGAGATCAGTGCGGAGGTGCATGCCGCGTGGCCGGTTCGTCTGTTCGCGTCTTAG
- the ureG gene encoding urease accessory protein UreG, translated as MHLDHSHAGGAVSADAHRPDGTHRALRIGLGGPVGSGKTATVAALCRELRDELSLAVVTNDIYTREDAEFLLREAVLPPERITAVETGACPHTAIRDDISANLEAVEDLEDEIGPLDLILVESGGDNLTATFSKGLVDAQIFVIDVAGGDDIPRKGGPGVTTADLLVVNKTDLAPYVGSDLGRMAADAKTQRGELPVVFQSLRAESGVADVADWVRGQLAAWTA; from the coding sequence ATGCACCTCGACCACTCCCACGCCGGTGGAGCCGTAAGCGCCGACGCGCACCGCCCCGATGGCACCCACCGCGCACTGCGCATCGGACTGGGCGGCCCCGTAGGCTCCGGCAAGACCGCCACCGTCGCCGCCCTCTGCCGAGAACTCCGTGACGAACTCTCCCTCGCCGTCGTCACGAACGACATCTACACCCGCGAGGACGCCGAGTTCCTGCTCCGGGAGGCCGTGCTGCCGCCCGAGAGGATCACCGCGGTCGAGACGGGCGCGTGCCCGCACACCGCGATCCGGGACGACATCTCCGCGAATCTCGAAGCCGTCGAGGATCTGGAGGACGAGATCGGTCCGCTGGATCTGATCCTCGTCGAGTCCGGCGGTGACAACCTCACCGCGACCTTTTCCAAGGGGCTCGTCGACGCGCAGATCTTCGTGATCGACGTGGCCGGCGGGGATGACATCCCGCGCAAGGGCGGGCCCGGCGTCACCACGGCCGATCTGCTGGTGGTGAACAAGACGGACCTCGCCCCGTACGTCGGTTCCGACCTCGGACGGATGGCCGCCGACGCCAAGACCCAGCGGGGCGAACTGCCGGTCGTCTTCCAGTCCTTGAGGGCCGAGAGCGGGGTCGCGGACGTCGCCGACTGGGTACGCGGCCAACTCGCCGCGTGGACGGCATGA
- a CDS encoding urease accessory protein UreD, giving the protein MTARPDARGGTALPTLEGEGPLALRRTRATGSEARVTIVGAMSGPLGGDHFTVEATAARGAELHIGSAAATIALPGQAQGEARYDVRLRVAEGAELRWMPEQLISANGSDLYVTTRADLAPGARLTLREEQVLGRAHEEPGRLTSRLTVRLGGRPLLDQELSCGPGAPGGWDGPAVLAGHRAVGQLIVVRPEFAEAPPSPRTLGEYAALTPLAGPGVLVTALAPDALKLRRTLDEALRILGP; this is encoded by the coding sequence ATCACCGCCCGCCCCGACGCCCGCGGCGGCACCGCCCTCCCCACCCTCGAAGGCGAAGGCCCCCTAGCCCTGCGCCGCACCCGGGCCACCGGTTCCGAGGCGCGCGTCACGATCGTCGGGGCGATGAGCGGCCCCCTCGGCGGCGACCACTTCACCGTCGAGGCGACCGCCGCAAGGGGTGCCGAACTGCACATCGGATCCGCCGCCGCCACCATCGCCCTGCCGGGCCAGGCCCAGGGCGAGGCACGCTACGACGTACGCCTCAGGGTCGCCGAGGGAGCGGAACTGCGCTGGATGCCCGAGCAGTTGATCTCCGCGAACGGCAGCGATCTGTACGTCACCACCCGCGCCGACCTCGCACCGGGCGCCCGCCTGACGCTCCGTGAGGAACAGGTCCTCGGCCGCGCCCACGAGGAACCGGGCCGCCTCACCAGCCGTCTCACCGTCCGCCTCGGCGGGCGCCCGCTGCTCGACCAGGAACTGTCCTGCGGACCCGGCGCCCCCGGCGGCTGGGACGGCCCGGCGGTGCTGGCGGGACATCGCGCGGTAGGGCAACTCATCGTCGTACGACCGGAATTCGCCGAGGCACCGCCCAGCCCGCGCACCCTGGGGGAGTACGCCGCACTCACCCCGCTCGCAGGCCCCGGCGTACTCGTCACCGCACTCGCCCCGGACGCCCTGAAGCTGCGCCGCACCCTCGACGAGGCCCTGCGCATCCTCGGCCCGTAA
- a CDS encoding alpha/beta hydrolase codes for MRPPKKKAAALGSAGVFVTATLIAGAVAAPSASADSRHGQDREARGTAIAAARAAKAGITWQACPADWGLEKPIQCGWVTVPLDYAKPNGKQIKLAVDRIGNTGTKAERQGALIYNPGGPGGSGLRFPRRVTTKAPLWVNTAKAYDFVGFDPRGVGHSAPISCADPQEFVKAPKMDPVPDSEADKRAQRKLAAEYAAGCKERSGEMLPHMTTPNTVRDLDVIRAALGEKKLNFLGVSYGTYIAAVYGTMFPTHVRRMVADSVVNPSREKIWYQANLDQDVAFEMRWKDWQDWVAKNDATYHLGDTRAEVQAQWLKLRSAAKKSPIGGVVGPAELISFFQSAPYYDSAWAPTAQVWSKYVAGDTQALVDAAAPDLSDTAGNAASENGNAVYTAVECTDAKWPTSWKKWDRDNTELHKKYPFMTWANAWLNLPCATWPVKQQTPVNVKTGKGLPPVLIVQATRDAATPYEGALELHKRFKGSRLITEKNAGSHGVTGLANPCINERVDAYLLTGKVDAADVTCAPHATPTP; via the coding sequence ATGAGACCGCCGAAGAAAAAGGCGGCAGCGCTCGGCTCGGCCGGAGTGTTCGTCACGGCGACACTGATAGCCGGAGCCGTCGCGGCACCGTCGGCCAGTGCGGACAGCCGCCACGGCCAGGATCGCGAGGCACGCGGTACGGCGATCGCGGCGGCACGGGCCGCCAAGGCCGGCATCACATGGCAGGCCTGCCCGGCCGACTGGGGACTTGAGAAGCCCATCCAGTGCGGCTGGGTCACCGTGCCGCTCGACTACGCCAAGCCGAACGGCAAGCAGATCAAGCTCGCCGTCGACCGCATCGGCAACACGGGCACCAAGGCGGAGCGCCAGGGCGCCCTCATCTACAACCCCGGCGGCCCCGGCGGCTCGGGCCTGCGTTTCCCGCGCCGGGTCACCACCAAGGCGCCGCTCTGGGTGAACACGGCGAAGGCGTACGACTTCGTGGGCTTCGACCCGCGTGGTGTCGGGCACTCGGCACCCATCTCCTGCGCCGATCCTCAGGAGTTCGTGAAGGCGCCCAAGATGGACCCGGTGCCGGACTCCGAGGCCGACAAGCGCGCCCAGCGCAAGCTCGCCGCCGAGTATGCGGCCGGCTGCAAGGAGCGCAGCGGCGAGATGCTGCCGCACATGACTACGCCGAACACCGTGCGCGACCTGGACGTCATCCGGGCCGCCCTCGGCGAGAAGAAGCTCAACTTCCTCGGCGTCTCGTACGGCACGTACATCGCCGCCGTCTACGGCACGATGTTCCCGACGCATGTGCGCCGCATGGTCGCCGACAGCGTCGTCAACCCCTCGCGCGAGAAGATCTGGTACCAGGCCAACCTCGACCAGGACGTCGCCTTCGAGATGCGCTGGAAGGACTGGCAGGACTGGGTCGCCAAGAACGACGCGACCTATCACCTGGGCGACACGCGGGCCGAAGTCCAGGCCCAGTGGCTGAAGTTGAGGAGCGCGGCCAAGAAGAGCCCGATCGGCGGGGTCGTCGGTCCGGCCGAGCTCATCAGCTTCTTCCAGAGCGCTCCGTATTACGACTCCGCGTGGGCGCCCACCGCGCAGGTGTGGAGCAAGTACGTCGCCGGTGACACCCAGGCGCTCGTCGACGCCGCCGCTCCGGACCTGTCGGACACCGCGGGCAACGCCGCTTCGGAGAACGGCAACGCCGTCTACACCGCCGTCGAGTGCACCGACGCCAAGTGGCCCACGAGCTGGAAGAAGTGGGACCGCGACAACACCGAGCTGCACAAGAAGTACCCGTTCATGACGTGGGCCAACGCCTGGCTGAACCTGCCCTGCGCCACCTGGCCGGTCAAGCAGCAGACTCCGGTGAACGTGAAGACCGGAAAGGGCCTGCCGCCCGTGCTGATCGTGCAGGCCACGCGGGACGCCGCCACTCCGTACGAGGGCGCGCTCGAACTGCACAAGCGGTTCAAGGGCTCCCGACTGATCACCGAGAAGAACGCGGGCTCGCACGGTGTCACGGGGCTCGCCAACCCCTGCATCAACGAGCGGGTGGACGCCTACCTGCTCACAGGCAAGGTCGACGCGGCCGACGTGACGTGCGCCCCGCACGCCACGCCCACCCCGTAG
- a CDS encoding lysophospholipid acyltransferase family protein, translating into MFYYVLKYVILGPLLRLVFRPKIEGLEHVPAEGAAIVAGNHLSFSDHFLMPAILKRRITFLAKAEYFTGPGIKGRLTAYFFRSAGQIPVDRSGKEAGQAAIREGLGVLSKDELLGIYPEGTRSHDGRLYKGKVGVAVMALKAQVPVIPCAMIGTFEAQPPGKKIPNIHPVVIRFGKPLDFSRYAGMENEKAILRAITDEIMYAILTLSEQEYVDQYAAVVKAEEAEKKAAEKGRKFPRLPLS; encoded by the coding sequence ATGTTCTATTACGTGCTCAAGTACGTGATCTTGGGACCCCTGCTGAGACTGGTCTTCCGTCCCAAGATCGAAGGGCTCGAGCACGTACCGGCGGAGGGCGCGGCCATTGTCGCCGGTAATCATCTGTCGTTCTCGGACCATTTCCTGATGCCCGCGATCCTCAAGCGGCGGATCACGTTCCTGGCGAAGGCGGAGTACTTCACGGGCCCCGGTATCAAGGGCCGGCTGACGGCCTACTTCTTCCGCAGCGCCGGGCAGATTCCGGTGGACCGCTCCGGCAAGGAAGCAGGTCAGGCGGCCATCCGCGAGGGGCTCGGGGTGCTGAGCAAGGACGAGCTCCTCGGTATCTATCCGGAGGGCACGCGCTCGCACGACGGCCGCCTCTACAAGGGCAAGGTGGGCGTCGCGGTCATGGCGCTCAAGGCCCAGGTCCCCGTCATTCCCTGCGCGATGATCGGCACCTTCGAGGCCCAGCCGCCCGGAAAGAAGATCCCGAACATCCACCCCGTGGTGATCCGCTTCGGCAAGCCCCTCGACTTCTCCCGCTATGCCGGCATGGAGAACGAGAAGGCGATCCTGCGCGCCATCACCGACGAGATCATGTACGCCATCCTCACCCTCTCCGAGCAGGAGTACGTCGACCAGTACGCGGCCGTCGTCAAGGCCGAGGAAGCCGAGAAGAAGGCCGCCGAGAAGGGCCGCAAGTTCCCGCGGCTGCCGCTGAGTTGA
- a CDS encoding SAM-dependent methyltransferase — MSEISTPDTQGTKRNPKLKTNVSHSARIWNYWLGGRDNYQIDQRVGDQILSYVPEISRSAVADRQFLARSVRFLAGEAGIRQFLDIGTGLPIVDNTHEVAQRVDPACRVVYVDNDPIVLSHARALLTSTPEGATDYIDADVHAPETILQAAARTLDFSRPVGITMLGILNFVLDTDEARSIVRRLMDAVPSGSHLVVSHPTTEVDGLAMARAVHYWNTQGSAPMTLRTREELLGLFDGLELLEPGVVSCPRWRPDCPREEIVDVTHFCGVARKR, encoded by the coding sequence ATGTCCGAAATCTCGACTCCAGACACCCAGGGCACCAAGCGGAATCCCAAGCTCAAGACCAATGTGTCGCACTCCGCGCGTATCTGGAACTACTGGCTGGGCGGCAGGGACAACTACCAGATAGATCAGCGGGTCGGCGATCAGATCCTGTCCTACGTGCCGGAAATCTCCCGCTCGGCTGTCGCGGACCGGCAGTTCCTGGCGCGCTCTGTGCGGTTTCTCGCCGGTGAGGCGGGAATCCGGCAGTTCCTGGACATCGGCACGGGCCTCCCGATCGTCGACAACACCCACGAGGTCGCCCAGCGCGTCGATCCCGCCTGCCGGGTCGTCTACGTGGACAACGACCCCATCGTGCTGAGCCACGCCCGCGCCCTGCTCACCAGCACACCCGAGGGTGCCACCGACTACATCGACGCCGACGTCCACGCCCCCGAAACGATCCTCCAGGCCGCCGCCCGGACCCTGGACTTCAGCCGGCCCGTGGGGATCACGATGCTGGGCATCCTCAACTTCGTACTCGACACCGATGAGGCCCGCTCCATCGTGCGGCGGCTCATGGACGCCGTGCCCTCCGGCAGCCACCTGGTCGTCTCCCACCCGACCACGGAGGTCGACGGACTGGCGATGGCCCGGGCCGTCCACTACTGGAACACCCAGGGATCGGCGCCGATGACACTGCGTACCCGCGAAGAACTCCTGGGACTCTTCGACGGACTGGAACTCCTCGAGCCGGGCGTCGTCTCCTGCCCCCGCTGGCGACCCGACTGCCCGCGGGAAGAGATCGTCGATGTGACGCATTTCTGCGGAGTGGCCCGCAAGCGGTAG
- the rocD gene encoding ornithine--oxo-acid transaminase yields MTAPARTRTSADLIRAEEPVLAHNYHPLPVVVARAEGAWVEDVEGRRYLDMLAGYSALNFGHRHPALIEAAHRQLDQLTLTSRAFHNDRLAQFAESLAELTGQDMVLPMNTGAEAVESGIKVARKWAYEVKGVPADRATIVVADGNFHGRTTTIVSFSTDESARAGFGPFTPGFRIVPYNDLAALEAAIDETTAAVLIEPIQGEAGVLIPDDGYLTGIRELTRRAGCLFIADEIQSGLGRTGRTLAVEHEAVVPDMVLLGKALGGGIVPVSAVVARREVLGVLRPGEHGSTFGGNPLAAAVGSAVVELLGTGEFQRRAAGLGVTLREGLAALEGKGVRSFRARGLWAGVDVDPAIGTGREISERLMREGILVKDTHGSTIRLAPPLTITDEELRAALGTLGKVLAEGA; encoded by the coding sequence ATGACCGCTCCCGCGCGTACGCGTACCTCCGCAGACCTGATCCGCGCCGAGGAGCCCGTCCTCGCGCACAACTACCACCCGCTGCCCGTGGTCGTCGCGCGCGCCGAGGGCGCCTGGGTCGAGGACGTCGAGGGCCGCCGCTACCTCGACATGCTGGCCGGCTACTCGGCCCTCAACTTCGGCCACCGCCACCCGGCGCTGATCGAGGCCGCGCACCGTCAGCTCGACCAGCTGACGCTCACCTCGCGCGCCTTCCACAACGACCGGCTCGCCCAATTTGCCGAATCCCTGGCCGAGTTGACCGGCCAGGACATGGTGCTGCCGATGAACACGGGCGCCGAGGCCGTGGAGAGCGGCATCAAGGTCGCCCGCAAATGGGCGTACGAGGTGAAGGGCGTCCCCGCGGACCGGGCGACCATCGTGGTGGCCGACGGCAACTTCCACGGCCGTACGACGACCATCGTCAGCTTCTCCACCGACGAGTCGGCCCGGGCGGGCTTCGGCCCGTTCACGCCCGGCTTCCGCATCGTCCCGTACAACGATCTCGCCGCGCTGGAGGCGGCGATCGACGAGACGACGGCGGCCGTCCTGATCGAGCCGATCCAGGGCGAGGCGGGCGTGCTCATCCCGGACGACGGCTACCTGACCGGCATACGCGAACTGACCCGGCGGGCCGGGTGCCTGTTCATCGCGGACGAGATCCAGTCGGGCCTCGGGCGTACGGGCCGGACGCTGGCCGTCGAGCACGAGGCGGTCGTCCCGGACATGGTGCTGCTCGGCAAGGCGCTCGGCGGCGGCATCGTGCCCGTGTCCGCGGTCGTCGCGCGCCGGGAGGTGCTCGGGGTGCTGCGGCCCGGCGAGCACGGGTCGACGTTCGGCGGCAATCCGCTGGCCGCGGCGGTGGGCTCCGCGGTCGTCGAGCTGCTCGGGACGGGTGAATTCCAGCGCAGGGCCGCCGGGTTGGGGGTGACCCTGCGTGAAGGGCTGGCCGCCCTCGAGGGCAAGGGCGTACGGAGCTTCCGTGCGCGGGGGCTGTGGGCGGGCGTGGACGTCGACCCCGCGATCGGCACCGGCCGCGAGATCAGCGAACGCCTCATGCGCGAGGGAATTCTCGTCAAGGACACCCACGGCTCGACGATCCGGCTTGCACCACCGCTGACCATCACCGACGAGGAACTCCGCGCGGCTCTCGGGACTCTGGGGAAGGTTCTGGCGGAAGGGGCCTGA
- the ddaH gene encoding dimethylargininase, whose protein sequence is MPNSRVSRPKHFLVCEPRHFAVQYAINPWMHEDTQVDVDLARGQWAELIRAYRAHGHTVDSVEPVAGLPDMVFAANSALVVQGRVFGSLFHAPQRRPESTAYETWFKNAGFDVQHPESVCEGEGDLVPVGRYILAGTGFRTTPEAHREVQEFFGVPTIGLQLVDPYFYHMDTALFVLDDGGDGAEANIAYYPEAFSPGSREVLQRLFPNAVIATREDAMAFGLNSVSDGRHVFISPRAEALADQLTRRGYVPVPVDLSELHKAGGGIKCCTQEIRS, encoded by the coding sequence GTGCCCAACAGCCGCGTGTCGCGCCCGAAGCACTTTCTGGTCTGCGAACCCAGACATTTCGCCGTGCAGTACGCCATCAACCCATGGATGCATGAGGACACACAGGTCGACGTCGATCTGGCCCGCGGCCAGTGGGCGGAGCTGATCCGCGCCTACCGCGCCCACGGCCACACCGTCGACAGCGTCGAGCCGGTCGCCGGTCTCCCGGACATGGTCTTCGCGGCGAACTCCGCGCTGGTCGTTCAGGGCCGCGTCTTCGGCTCGCTGTTCCACGCGCCGCAGCGGCGGCCGGAGTCGACCGCGTACGAGACCTGGTTCAAGAACGCGGGCTTCGACGTCCAGCACCCCGAGTCGGTGTGCGAGGGCGAGGGCGATCTCGTCCCGGTGGGCCGCTACATCCTGGCCGGCACCGGATTTCGTACGACTCCGGAGGCGCACCGGGAGGTGCAGGAGTTCTTCGGCGTCCCGACGATCGGCCTGCAGCTGGTGGATCCGTACTTCTACCACATGGACACCGCGCTGTTCGTCCTCGACGACGGAGGCGACGGCGCCGAGGCGAACATCGCGTACTACCCCGAGGCCTTCTCCCCGGGCAGCCGCGAGGTGCTCCAGCGACTCTTCCCGAACGCGGTGATCGCCACGCGTGAGGACGCGATGGCGTTCGGGCTCAACTCCGTCTCCGACGGCCGCCATGTCTTCATCTCGCCCCGCGCCGAGGCGCTCGCCGACCAGCTGACCCGCCGCGGCTACGTTCCCGTCCCCGTCGACCTGTCGGAGCTCCACAAGGCCGGCGGCGGCATCAAGTGCTGCACCCAGGAGATCCGTTCATGA
- a CDS encoding Lrp/AsnC family transcriptional regulator — MSPKSAPFDELDRKIVTALMVNARTSFAVIGAEVGLSATAVKRRVDRMRETGVVTGFTATVKPAALGWRTEAYVEVYCEGAAPPRRLAEVVRNHPEITAAMTVTGGADALLHVRARDVDHFEEVLERIRTEPFIRKTISYMVLSHLLPESPEAGANQPAPAPEE; from the coding sequence ATGAGCCCCAAGTCCGCGCCGTTCGACGAGCTCGACCGCAAGATCGTTACGGCCCTGATGGTGAACGCCCGGACCAGCTTCGCCGTGATCGGCGCGGAGGTGGGCCTGTCGGCCACCGCGGTCAAGCGCCGCGTCGACCGGATGCGCGAGACCGGTGTGGTCACCGGGTTCACGGCCACGGTGAAGCCGGCCGCGCTCGGCTGGCGTACGGAGGCGTACGTGGAGGTGTACTGCGAGGGCGCGGCTCCGCCGCGGCGGCTGGCGGAGGTGGTGCGCAACCATCCGGAGATCACCGCCGCGATGACTGTGACGGGGGGCGCGGACGCGCTGCTGCATGTACGAGCCCGGGACGTGGACCACTTCGAGGAGGTGCTCGAGCGAATCCGTACGGAGCCGTTCATCCGCAAGACGATCAGTTACATGGTGCTGTCGCATCTGCTCCCGGAGAGCCCGGAGGCGGGCGCGAACCAGCCGGCTCCGGCTCCGGAGGAGTGA
- a CDS encoding LytR/AlgR family response regulator transcription factor: MLRALAVDDEPPSLEELLYLLEADPRVKSVEGASDATEALRRINRALECGPDGDDAIDVIFLDIQMPGLDGLDMARLLAGLAKPPLVVFVTAHEGFAVQAFDLKAVDYVLKPVRRERLAEAVRRAAELKEAAPLIPVHEPDPDQIPVELGGVTRFVSVEDITHVEAQGDYARLHTAQGSHLVRIPLSTLEERWRSRGFVRIHRRHLVALGHISELRLDAGTVSVLVGPVELQVSRRHARELRELLMRRTAS, from the coding sequence ATGCTGCGCGCCCTCGCCGTCGACGACGAACCGCCGTCCCTCGAAGAGCTGCTCTATCTGCTGGAGGCCGATCCACGGGTGAAGAGCGTCGAGGGCGCGAGCGACGCGACCGAGGCGCTGCGCCGGATCAACCGCGCCCTGGAGTGCGGCCCCGACGGCGACGACGCGATCGACGTGATCTTCCTCGACATCCAGATGCCCGGGCTCGACGGCCTGGACATGGCGCGGCTGCTCGCCGGACTCGCCAAACCCCCGCTCGTCGTGTTCGTCACCGCGCACGAGGGCTTCGCGGTGCAGGCCTTCGACCTCAAGGCGGTGGACTACGTCCTGAAGCCGGTACGCCGGGAACGGCTGGCCGAGGCCGTCCGCCGGGCCGCCGAGCTGAAGGAGGCGGCTCCGCTGATCCCCGTACACGAGCCCGACCCGGACCAGATCCCGGTCGAGCTGGGCGGGGTCACCCGTTTCGTGTCCGTCGAGGACATCACGCATGTCGAGGCCCAGGGCGACTACGCGCGACTGCACACCGCACAGGGCAGCCACCTGGTGCGTATACCGCTGTCCACGCTGGAGGAGCGCTGGCGCTCGCGCGGCTTCGTCCGCATCCACCGGCGGCATCTCGTCGCCCTCGGCCACATCAGCGAGCTCCGCCTTGACGCGGGTACCGTGAGCGTCCTGGTCGGCCCCGTCGAACTGCAGGTCAGCCGCCGTCACGCCCGTGAGCTGCGTGAACTGCTGATGCGCCGGACCGCAAGCTGA